One Vigna unguiculata cultivar IT97K-499-35 chromosome 7, ASM411807v1, whole genome shotgun sequence genomic region harbors:
- the LOC114192556 gene encoding lipid phosphate phosphatase gamma produces the protein MTPPLKAVTLTHVRYQKGDRVGHFLAWISLVPVFISFGGFVSHFLFRRELQGMFFALGLILSQFINEVIKTTVQQARPATCALLEMCDSHGWPSSHCQYMFFFATYLTLLSLKGLTFWHVRDNPFLHLLTWSLALLTMFSRVYLGYHTVAQVLAGTALGVFLGAVWFRVVNSVLYPYFPLIEESAFGRRLYVKDTSHISNVLKFEYDMARAERRNLASNSKAD, from the coding sequence ATGACGCCGCCGCTGAAGGCCGTGACGTTGACGCACGTGCGCTACCAGAAGGGCGACCGCGTAGGGCATTTCCTAGCGTGGATTTCCCTCGTCCCCGTCTTCATCTCCTTCGGCGGCTTCGTCTCCCACTTCCTCTTCCGCCGCGAGCTCCAAGGCATGTTCTTCGCGCTCGGCCTCATCTTGTCGCAGTTCATCAATGAAGTCATCAAGACCACCGTCCAGCAGGCACGGCCCGCCACCTGCGCACTCCTTGAGATGTGCGACTCACACGGCTGGCCGTCCAGCCACTGCCAGTACATGTTCTTCTTCGCCACTTATCTCACTCTTCTCTCCCTCAAAGGTCTCACCTTCTGGCACGTGCGCGACAACCCTTTCCTCCACCTCCTCACGTGGTCCCTCGCGCTCCTCACCATGTTCTCTCGCGTCTACCTCGGCTACCACACTGTTGCTCAGGTTCTCGCCGGAACCGCGCTTGGAGTTTTTCTCGGGGCGGTTTGGTTCCGGGTTGTTAACTCCGTTTTGTACCCTTACTTTCCTCTTATAGAAGAGAGCGCGTTTGGGAGAAGGCTCTATGTGAAGGACACTTCTCATATTAGTaatgttttaaagtttgagTATGATATGGCCAGGGCTGAGAGACGGAACTTGGCGTCTAATTCTAAGGCGGATTGA